The nucleotide window TTACCGGTCGACGGAGCGACCACGGTCGGTGTCCATCGATAGAACGATAATCGTCCCCCCGTCACGGTCGATATCGACTTCGACGCCGTCGAGACCGACGCGGATATCGTGGCCTACAGCCGCCGCTACGCCCGCGTGGCGGTCGTGGAGTTCGGCTTCGACGTGAACCTGGATCGGAGCGTCGGGTGGCGGGTCTCCGGACGGGCGAAGCGCCGCGCGGCCGCCGTGAAGCACCCGAAGGTCCCGGGTGCCGCCGTCGGTGAGCCGATGGACTGGGACCGGGCCCGGCGAGAGCACACCGACGCGCTCGACCGGTCGCGGTTCGAGGACCTCCACGCCTGCGAAATCGTGTGTTCGCGCCGGGCGGTCGACGCGTACGACGAGGCCGAGTGGCGCCGGACGCTCAGACACGAGCTCGTCCACGTCGAGCAGTTCCAGCGGTTCGGAGCGACAGGCCACGGTGCGTGGTTCCGGAGGCGTGCCGAGTCGGTCGATACCGAGAACCACTGCCCCGCATTCCACCGCGGGCGCTACCTCGTTCGGTGCCGCGACTGCCGCGAGGTCCGGTTCGACCGCTGTCGAGAGTGCGAGACCACGCGCCTCGCCGAACTCCCGCCGTCTAAGCAGGCGAGCAGGGTCAGGCCGACGGCGTGCTGCGGGGCGTACTACGAACTCGAGGACACGCGGGCAGACTGAGAAGGCGGAGTGTTCCGGTACAGATTTATTCACGGTGTTGTCATGAATATTTACCGGCCAGAACGTACCCCGTCGGTGTCTATAACCCGCCCGGCGACCTGGGTCCCGTATCGCAGTATGGACCCCATAATCGAGGGAGGTGACGGGGGGCTCGAGATCAGGGACCCGATCGAGCGTCGGCGGGTCGTCCTCGAGACCGACCGGGCCGTCTCGCCGACCGAGGTCGACCCGTCGGCGCTCAGGGTCCCCGTGGGGTCGGCCGTCCGCGTCGCCGCCCGCGAGATCGTGCTCCCCCGGTTCGTCGACCTGTTCGTGCGGGACGCCTCGGGCGACGCGATCGCCGACGCGAACTCCCTCCAGTATCGGGCACTCCCGGCCGAGGAGTACGTCGTCGAGGTCAACGCGCCGGTCAAGGTGTACCTCACCGTCGACTCCGCGCTGGAACTGGTGGTCGGACCCGGCGGAATCCGCCTCGCGTTCCCGGAGTCCACGCCGGTGACTGTCGGGGCGCGCTCGTATCACCACCGACCCTCGGCCACCATCACGACGACGACCGATCCGGCCGACCTCCGGACCGCGATCTCGTCGCTCTCGTCGGCGCTGAAGACGACCGGGCCCGAGCGGTCCTACCCGACGCTCCGGGGGCACCCGCCCCTCGTCGAACTCGGCGAGCGGCTCTCCGTCCCCGACGAGATCGCGAGACCGGAGACGGGCGTCCGGATGGCGGTCCCGTCGACCGTCGAGGCGCTGTTCGCGGCCGCGCCGCTCGCCTACTATCTCGGCGCTGAACTCGTCGCCGGCGAGGAGCCGCGACTGCTCACCGACGCGGGACTCGACTACGACCTCACCAGCGCGGGGAGTCTCGAATCCACGGTGCGGCGCGTGCTCGAGCGGGTGTTCTTCCTCGACTGCCTGCTCCGGACGGAGGGGTACGCCGGCGTCGACCTCTCGGAGCGGGCCGCGGTAGCGGACGCGGTGGATCTCGAGTTCGACCGACTGTACGACGAGCCGCTCGCCGAACAGCTCGCGGCGTACCTCTCGGTTCCGTACGACGAAATCGCCGAGCAGATACCCACGTGGAGCCTCGTCGCCTGCTTTTCGCCGGACCCAGAGGGCATCGAGGCGCTCCCGTTCGTGGTCGACGAACTGGCGACCGTCCGCGTCGTGGAACCGGATCCGATCCCGCCGTCGGACCTCCGCGAGCGAATGGTCGCGGACTATCTGGACGCGGAGAACGGTATCCACTTCACCCGGGGGCGGGGTACCGAGAATCCCCCGTTCGAGTCGGTCGTCGCGCTCCCGGAGTCGAACGCCGTCGAGCAGGTGTGGTTCGGCCCGGGGCTCCCTTGGAACGCGAGCAAGGGGGTGCCGGACGCCTACCGCAACGGACTCGGCCGGGAGCCCAACGCGGGGCCCATCGACATCACCGTCGTCCGCAACGACTCGGCGATGGACGAGGAGTCGACCGCGGCCGCCGACGCCTACCGCTCGGGGATCGACCTCCCGTTCGACGTCCACGTCGAGACCGACCTCTCGACGTCGGAGCTCCGCCGGGCCTTGGCCGCGGATGCCGACTTCCTCCACTACGTGGGCCACATCGACCCCGGGGGGTTCCGCTGTCGGGACGGGCTGCTCGACGCCGAGAGCCTCGACGCCGTCGGCGTCGACGCGTTCCTCCTCAACGGGTGTCGCTCGTACGAGCAGGGGGTCGCACTCGTCGAGCGGGGCGCCATCGGCGGCGTCGTCACGCTGAGCGAGGTCATCAACAGCGGCGCCGTCGACGTCGGCCGGACGATAGCCAGACTGCTCAACCGCGGGTTCCCCCTGCGGGCGGCGCTCGCGCTCGCACGGTCGGGGCACGCGCTGGGCGGTCACTACCTCGTCGTGGGGGACGGGACGATCGACGTCGCGCAGAACTCGAACGGAGCGCCGATAGCGTGTGAACTAGAGCGAACTACCGACGGGGCAATTGAGTTGATTGCTCACACGTTTCTTCCGTCGGAAGGAGGGATGGGAACAGTTACGTATCCGTTCCTTCCCTCGAATGATCGACACCACCTCGCACCAGGTGCGTCGGGATCGTTCCAATTACGGGAGACGGAGACGCGTCAGTTCTTCGACCGCTTTGCTCCCCCTGCTATCGTCGACGGGAACCTGTTGTTCAAGAACGTCGTCGACCAACTAAACGATCAAGGGCCGTGATACGCCCCACAGCCCGATGTGGCCGCCATCGCCATCCCCGCCTGCGAGGAGAGGAGGACGAGCGTGAACAGCGCGCCGATCAGTTTCGGATGCTCCGCGACCTTCGCCGTCAGTACGTTGTCGGACATTCGTGGTCACCTCGGATAGCCGGGGCGGCGGTCACCCCGACACGGTTCGGAGTTGGCGACGACGTGTTTCGTTATGGATTACGTATCCCCAGTGCGCCCGCCGAATCCGTAAGCGTCGGCGGCGGTAGGGGCCGACTAGCGCAGAGATACCCCCCGGAACAGGGAGTGGAATACCCCACGGATAGACACGTTCGTCGAGCGTCGTTCGCAGAATGAGGCAACGTGTGACGCCGTAGGAGTGAACTTTAGTACGTCCCGTTTTATTACCCCGCCAAGAGTACGAATCGTATGGGTACGGAACGAGTACCGTCGCTCCTCCAGCGGGAAGACAGGCTCCTCGTCGCAGCGGACGAGAGCGACGACGTCGGCGAACTCTGCATCGACTTCATCCTGAAGGATTCGACTCGCGAGGCAGCAGCGGTCGCCGTCACCAGCGGCCGCAACTCCGCCGCGCTGCTGGATCGGTGGCAGCGGAGCGGGCGCGGTCGGTTCCGCGACCTCTCCGTCCTCGCGGTCGGCGGCGCTGACCGGTCGGTCGCCGCCGACGGGGCGTCCCAGTCGGCACTCGGGCTCGTCCAGTCCCTCGACGAGTCGATCACCGTGACCGAACTGGTCGAGCGCATCCAGGGCCAGTTACAGGAGTGGGCGGCCGACGAAGTGGCGCTCGGCGTGTACGTCGACTCGCTGGACGACTGGCTCGACCCGAAGTCCTACATCGAGCTGATCGACCGCCTCTCGTCCGTGCTCTCGGCACACGGCGGGGTCGGCGTCTTCCGCGTCTCCCCGGACGTGAGAGCACTCGCCGCGATACGGTCCCGGTTCGGGGCGGTGATCGAACTTGACTCCGACGGGGTTCGGACGGCGCCGACGGAGGAGCCCGTCCCGACCGAGGAGCTGTTCGACGCGCTCGGAACCAGACGCCGGTGGCGGGTGCTCCGGTACCTGCTCGGACGACGCGACGAACCGACGGACGTCGATGAACTCGCCCGGGCGCTCGTCCGGGAGGATCCCTCGGAGGAGGCCGTACAGAAGCGGTACGTGGGCCTCGTCCACAGCGATCTCCCTGTGCTCGCGGATCTCGGCGTCGTCACGTTCGAACGGAGTCGATCCGTCGTCGAACCGACCGACCGTATCGGGAGCGTGGAGCCCTTCCTGGCGCTCGCGGACGCGGAGTCTACCCAGCAGGTCTGAATCGATGTACGACGAGGACGTCCGCGGCGACCTGGGACTGATAGTACTGGAGGCGTTCGCCCACGACGTACCCGTCGTCGGGCTGCACGTCCTCACGCATCAGGACCCCGGGGTTCCGGACATCGCCGTCGACATCAGGTCGGACGACCCCGAGGCGCACGACCGTACCCACGACGGGTCCGAGGCGGCCGCACGGCGACTCGAGGCGTTCGAGACCGCGCTCCAGGACCTACTGCTCACGGCCTACGCCGAGGACGAACTGGCCGACCCGGTCGGCGTCTGGCGCCTCGAGTTCCCGTCTCCGCACGTCCCAGACTGGTCCGTCGAGATCTCGTTCAGGATGTCGGACGGGGGCAGTTCCGAGCGATCGGCACCGGAACGACGGAAGCGACACGCGACCGCACGCGACTCCTGAGAGAAAACGGGGCGACCCGACGGGCCCGCTACGAGTCGTCGGACGATCCGACCTCGACGCGGGCCGACGGTAGCACGTCGACCGCGGCGACCTTGTCCTCCGGGTCGAGGTCCATCACCTTCACGCCCATCGTGTTGCGCCCGATCGTCGAGATGTCCTCGACGCGGGTGCGCATGATCTGTCCGCCCTCGCTCAGCGCGAACAGGTGGTCGCCGGCCGAGACCGCCTCAACCGCACACGAGGGGCCGTTGCGGTCGTTCGTCTTGATGTCGATGAGCCCCTTCCCGTTCCGGCTCTGCCTGCGGTACTCGGCGAGGTCGGTCCGCTTGCCGTAGCCGTTCTTCGTGACCGTGAGCACCCAGTCGTGCTGGTCCGGGTCGAAGGCCGCCAGCCCGGCGACGGCGTCGTCCTCGGCCAGGTCGATGCCCCAGACCCCGCGGGCCGACCGACCCATCGCGCGCACCTCGGACTCGTCGAACCGGATGGCCATCCCGCCGCGGGTGCCGATGACGAGGTCGCGGGTGCCGTCCGTGACCTCGACGTCGGCGAGCTCGTCGCCGTCCTCGAGCCTGATGGCGCGGATGCCCGTCGAGAGGATGTTCCCGAAGTCCCCGCCGGCGGTCCGTTTCACGTAGCCGTCGCGGGTGACCATGGTGAGGTACTCCTCCTCGTCTCCCAGGTCGTCGCAGTTGACGACGGCGGTGATCTCCTCGCCGTCGTCGAGGTCGAGGACGTTGACCGCCGACTTCCCGCGGGCGGTGCGGCCCATCTCCGGCACCTCGTACGTCTTCAGCTGGTACACCTGTCCGTGGGTAGTGAAACAGAGCAGGTAGTCGTGCGTGGAGGCGAGGAACACCGAGGAGACGCGGTCGCCCTCCTTCAGGTCCGCGCCGATGATGCCCTTGCCGCCGCGGTTCTGCGCGCGGAAGTCGGCCGCGGGCATCCGCTTGATGTAGTCGTCCTCGCTGACGACGACGACGGACTCCTCCTCGGGGATGAGGTCCTCGTGGGTGACCGAGCCGGTGTCCTCGACGAAGCCCGTCCGGCGGTCGTCGTCGTACTCCTCCCTGATCTCGCGGAGCTCGGTCTTGATGACCGACATGAGCTCGGACTCGGAGCCGAGGATCTCCTCCAGCCGCTCGATGCGGGCGGTCACCTCCTCGTACTCCTCCTCGATCTCGGCCGCCTCGAGCGAGGTGAGCGAGCCGAGCTGCATCCGGACGATGTGCTCCGCCTGCGCCTGCGAGAAGTCGAAGGTCTCGCGCAGCGCCGCCTTCGCGGCGTCGCGGTCCTCGCTCTCGCGGATCGTCTCGACGACGTCCTCGACGTTGTCGAGTGCCTTGAGCCGCCCCTCGAGGATGTGGGCGCGGTCCTCCGCCTCCCCGAGTTCGTGCTCGGTCCGGCGGGTGACGACCTCCTTGCGGTGCTTGATGTACTCCTCGAGCGTCTCCTTCAGGGTGAGCACGCGCGGCTGGCCGTCGACCAGCGCGAGGTTGATGACGCCGAACGTCGTCTCGAGGTGGTGCTCGACGAGCTGGTTCTTCACCACCTCGACGTTGGCGCCGCGCTTCAGCTCGACGACGACGCGGACGCCGTCGCGGTCGGACTCGTCGCGGAGGTCTGAGATGCCCTCGATGACGCCCTCGTTCACGTCCTCGGCGATGCGCTCGACGAGTCGCGCCTTGTTCTCCTGGTAGGGAATCTCCGTGACGACGATGCGCTTGCGGTCGCCGTCGAACTCCTCCGTCTCGAACTCGGCGCGGACGCGGACCCGGCCGCGTCCGGTCGCGTACGCCTTCTGGACCGCGTTGCGCCCGACGATGTTCGCGCCGGTCGGGAAGTCCGGACCCTTGACGTGCTGCATCAGGTCCGCGAGCCCCGCGTCCGGGTCGTCGATGAGTTCGATCGTCGCGTCGATCACCTCGCCGAGGTTGTGCGGCGGGACCTTCGTCGACATCCCGACCGCGATGCCGGTCGAGCCGTTGACGAGCAGGTTCGGGTACGCCGCGGGGAGCACGTCGGGCTCCTGGAGGCGGTCGTCGTAGTTGGAGGAGAAGTCGACGGTGTCGCGCTCGATGTCCTCGAGCAGCTCCTCGGCGATGGGGGCCATCCGGGCCTCCGTGTACCGGGGCGCCGCGGCGGGGTCGCCGTCCATCGAGCCGAAGTTCCCCTGCCCGTCGATGAGCGGGTAGCGCATGGAGAAGTCCTGGGCCATTCCGACGAGCGTGTCGTAGATGGCCGCGTCCCCGTGCGGGTGGTAATCGCCCATCGTCTCGCCGACGATGGAGGAGGACTTCCGGTGGCCCGTGTTGGAGCTGAGGCCCATCTCGTGCATCGCGTAGAGGATGCGCCGGTGGACCGGCTTCAGGCCGTCACGCACGTCCGGGAGCGCCCGGCCGGCGATGACGGACATCGCGTAGTCGATGTACGACTGTTCCATCTCGTCCTCGATACGGACGTGTTCGACCTGCGCGGCTCTGACGTCGCCCGGGTCGACTGGTGGTTCTGAGCTCATTCGTGTCTGGTTTCGTCGTCGTAAACTCGGCCGTCCGTCGATTCGTCGCTACCGGAACTGCCGGTACCGGTCACGGAATCCCGCCCGACCCGAGGGCCGGTGGGTGTTCGCCCGTCACCGCGGTCGTCCCGGAATCGTCGCTCCCATGGAACGCGAATCATCGTCGATCCCATCTCAGATGTCGACCCACTCCGCCTCGGGAGCGTGGTCCTTGATGAACTGCTTCCGCGGTTCGACGGCGTCCCCCATCAGGACGTTGAACATCCGGTCCGCCGCGGCGGCGTCGTCGACGGTGATCTGCTTCAGGATGCGCTTCTCCGGGTCCATCGTCGTGTCCCAGAGCTGTTCGGGGTTCATCTCGCCGAGCCCCTTGAACCGCTGGATCTGGGTCGGGTTGCCGTCGCACTTCTCCTCGATGATGCGCTCCCTGTCCGCCTCGGTCATGGCGTCGTACGTGTTCCCGCGGTAGCGGATGCGGTAGAGCGGCGGCTTCGTCGCGTACAGGTAGCCGGCCTCGAGCAGCGGGCGCATGTGGCGGTAGAAGAACGTGAGCAGCAGCGTCCGGATGTGCGCGCCGTCCACGTCTGCGTCGGTCGCCATGATGATCTTGTGGTACCGCGCGTCGTCGATGTCGAACTCGTCGCCGATGCCGGTGCCGACGGCGGTGACGATGTTGCGGATCTGGTCGTTCTCCAGCACGCGGTCGAGGCGGTGCTTCTCGACGTTCAGCACCTTCCCGCGGATGGGGAGCACAGCCTGGTTGTCCGGGTTGCGGGCCTGCTTGGTCGACCCGCCCGCGGAGTCGCCCTCCACGATGAACAGTTCGGCCTCGCTCGGGTCGCGCGACTGGCAGTCGGCGAGTTTGCCGGGCAGCGCGGTCGACTCGAGCGCCGACTTCCGGCGGGTGAGCTCCTCGGCCTTCTTCGCCGCCTGGCGGGCGCGAGCGGCCTCTGCCGCCTTGCTGACGACCGCCTCGGCGACGTCGGGGTGCTCCTCGAAGAACGTCCCGAGGTGCTCGTGGACCGAGGACTCGACGACGCCGCGGACCTCCGAGTTGCCGAGCTTCGTCTTCGTCTGCCCCTCGAACTGCGGGTCGGGGTGCTTGACGGAGATGACGGCGGTGAGCCCCTCGCGGACGTCCTCCCCCTTCAGGTTGCCGTCGATGTCGCCGATGAGTCCGTTCTCGTTCGCGTAGTCGTTGACGACCCGGGTGAGCGCGGTCTTGAACCCGGTGAGGTGGGTCCCGCCCTCGCGGGTGTTGATGTTGTTGGCGAACGCGTGGACCGAGCCCTGGAGCTCGTCGGTGGCCTGCATCGCCACCTCGACCTGCACCGGCCCGTCCTCGACGACCTCCTCGGCGTCGAAGTAGATGACGTCGGGGTGGAGCGGCGTGCGCGTCTCGTTGAGGTAGCCGACGAACTCGCGGATGCCGCCCTCGTAGTGGAACGTCTCCGCGGTCCCGTCGCGCTCGTCCGTCAGCGTGATCCGGACGCCCGAGTTCAGGAACGCCAGTTCGCGGAGGCGGTTCCCCAGCGTGTCGAAGCTGAACTCGCGCGTCTCGAAGATCTCGTCGTCCGGCCAGAACCGGATGTGCGTGCCCGTCCCCTCGTCGGCGTCCATGTCGCGGACGCGCTCGAAGGCGTTCTGGTCGGGTTCGCCGCGGTCGAACTCGTGGCGCCAGACCGCGCCGTCGCGTTTCACCTCGACGGTGAGCTTCGAACTGAGGGCGTTCACCACGGAGACGCCGACGCCGTGCAGGCCGCCCGACACCTGGTAGGACTTGTTGTCGAACTTCCCGCCGGCGTGGAGGACGGTCATGATGACCTCCAGGGCGGGGCGGTCGTACTTCTCGTGGACGTCGACCGGGATGCCCCGGCCGTCGTCGCGCACCGAGACGGAGTCGTCGTCGTGGACCGTTACCTCGATCTCGTTACAGTGGCCCGCGAGCGCCTCGTCGATCGAGTTGTCGACGACCTCGTAGACGA belongs to Halorarum halophilum and includes:
- a CDS encoding DUF7504 family protein, with the protein product MGTERVPSLLQREDRLLVAADESDDVGELCIDFILKDSTREAAAVAVTSGRNSAALLDRWQRSGRGRFRDLSVLAVGGADRSVAADGASQSALGLVQSLDESITVTELVERIQGQLQEWAADEVALGVYVDSLDDWLDPKSYIELIDRLSSVLSAHGGVGVFRVSPDVRALAAIRSRFGAVIELDSDGVRTAPTEEPVPTEELFDALGTRRRWRVLRYLLGRRDEPTDVDELARALVREDPSEEAVQKRYVGLVHSDLPVLADLGVVTFERSRSVVEPTDRIGSVEPFLALADAESTQQV
- the gyrA gene encoding DNA gyrase subunit A, producing the protein MSSEPPVDPGDVRAAQVEHVRIEDEMEQSYIDYAMSVIAGRALPDVRDGLKPVHRRILYAMHEMGLSSNTGHRKSSSIVGETMGDYHPHGDAAIYDTLVGMAQDFSMRYPLIDGQGNFGSMDGDPAAAPRYTEARMAPIAEELLEDIERDTVDFSSNYDDRLQEPDVLPAAYPNLLVNGSTGIAVGMSTKVPPHNLGEVIDATIELIDDPDAGLADLMQHVKGPDFPTGANIVGRNAVQKAYATGRGRVRVRAEFETEEFDGDRKRIVVTEIPYQENKARLVERIAEDVNEGVIEGISDLRDESDRDGVRVVVELKRGANVEVVKNQLVEHHLETTFGVINLALVDGQPRVLTLKETLEEYIKHRKEVVTRRTEHELGEAEDRAHILEGRLKALDNVEDVVETIRESEDRDAAKAALRETFDFSQAQAEHIVRMQLGSLTSLEAAEIEEEYEEVTARIERLEEILGSESELMSVIKTELREIREEYDDDRRTGFVEDTGSVTHEDLIPEEESVVVVSEDDYIKRMPAADFRAQNRGGKGIIGADLKEGDRVSSVFLASTHDYLLCFTTHGQVYQLKTYEVPEMGRTARGKSAVNVLDLDDGEEITAVVNCDDLGDEEEYLTMVTRDGYVKRTAGGDFGNILSTGIRAIRLEDGDELADVEVTDGTRDLVIGTRGGMAIRFDESEVRAMGRSARGVWGIDLAEDDAVAGLAAFDPDQHDWVLTVTKNGYGKRTDLAEYRRQSRNGKGLIDIKTNDRNGPSCAVEAVSAGDHLFALSEGGQIMRTRVEDISTIGRNTMGVKVMDLDPEDKVAAVDVLPSARVEVGSSDDS
- a CDS encoding SprT-like domain-containing protein, which codes for MAYSRRYARVAVVEFGFDVNLDRSVGWRVSGRAKRRAAAVKHPKVPGAAVGEPMDWDRARREHTDALDRSRFEDLHACEIVCSRRAVDAYDEAEWRRTLRHELVHVEQFQRFGATGHGAWFRRRAESVDTENHCPAFHRGRYLVRCRDCREVRFDRCRECETTRLAELPPSKQASRVRPTACCGAYYELEDTRAD
- a CDS encoding DUF7503 family protein encodes the protein MSDNVLTAKVAEHPKLIGALFTLVLLSSQAGMAMAATSGCGAYHGP
- the gyrB gene encoding DNA topoisomerase (ATP-hydrolyzing) subunit B, translated to MSGSGDSEYGAGQIQVLEGLQAVRKRPAMYIGSTDARGLHHLVYEVVDNSIDEALAGHCNEIEVTVHDDDSVSVRDDGRGIPVDVHEKYDRPALEVIMTVLHAGGKFDNKSYQVSGGLHGVGVSVVNALSSKLTVEVKRDGAVWRHEFDRGEPDQNAFERVRDMDADEGTGTHIRFWPDDEIFETREFSFDTLGNRLRELAFLNSGVRITLTDERDGTAETFHYEGGIREFVGYLNETRTPLHPDVIYFDAEEVVEDGPVQVEVAMQATDELQGSVHAFANNINTREGGTHLTGFKTALTRVVNDYANENGLIGDIDGNLKGEDVREGLTAVISVKHPDPQFEGQTKTKLGNSEVRGVVESSVHEHLGTFFEEHPDVAEAVVSKAAEAARARQAAKKAEELTRRKSALESTALPGKLADCQSRDPSEAELFIVEGDSAGGSTKQARNPDNQAVLPIRGKVLNVEKHRLDRVLENDQIRNIVTAVGTGIGDEFDIDDARYHKIIMATDADVDGAHIRTLLLTFFYRHMRPLLEAGYLYATKPPLYRIRYRGNTYDAMTEADRERIIEEKCDGNPTQIQRFKGLGEMNPEQLWDTTMDPEKRILKQITVDDAAAADRMFNVLMGDAVEPRKQFIKDHAPEAEWVDI